The stretch of DNA TGACCACAAAGCCACGCCCACAGTGGAACTGCTCTTTcattgatgaaaaaaaaaaacaggacaggAGAGAATGCGGCTCCtcaactattactactactactactactcactGTTTTCTATCACACATGGGTTTAATAATGGACTACTGACAGCTGGCCAATTACTTCATAAAAATGGTTAGTTATCATATAATTAACGGGTGAAATActaagggaaaatcatgcataaattaataaataaacaaacacataaataaatacatacaaacattttaaaacaaataataaataaataaaaaataaatacgtaaataaatataagtggaaattaaatagaaaagtaaataaataagggaattaatacaaaggtaaataaacaaataagcaaATTATAACAGAACTAAaaattaatgtcacattttatcaattaattaattactacatttattttctattttattttttgctacttcTAATGGTATATATATTActttcaaaaagggaaaaagtccagagtgctcggaagttcaaatcagtgtgatgaaggtgCTCTTTGGTGGGGTACACAAAagttcaaatatatatttatttattgagtcatttatttatttattcatttattttaaattttggcAAGTTCGGTCCtccataatttattattattattatcatattatattatcttaTAAAGAATTTCTGCAATTCAAAATGCATGTAAAACCAAAAGAGTATGCTATTGTTCTGATGCTATACCAAAAAGTGTCCTTATACTTCTACGAAACCCTGGTACTGTTGATCAACCTTTTAATTCAGAAGATTGTGTGGAAAATATTGGAGGTACTAATATACTGAAAGATAGGTGCTTTAACAAACATATTAGGAACTCACTCAGTTATGTTTTTCCTTCCCTTCAACTAGATGTTTTTGGTTTTCCTTATTTGAGAAAATACAGTGGGAGAAAGCTTGGAAAATTTGTGATAAGTACTGTATCAATAACAAACTTAGGACGTTTCTCTCAAGTTATTACACTGACAATAAAACTTGTGTTAGAAAGATTCAAGCTGGATATTGATTATAAGTGGGATTTCTGTGGACTTGAAAAAAAGAGTATTTCCGCATATATTCTTTCACAAGAATGTTCTGGATTGATGTATCCAACTTTCTACAAAAGAAACTTAAGAcaaatgttgaaataaatatgtttgatgtAATGCTATATTTTAGTCAAGATAAGATTGGAAATAACATGCaaaatggtcaggaaccaaGCCAACTTTCCTGCATTTTATTAATGATTTCAAACAATATAGCACCATCACAcccaatgttaaaaacaaaaaaagccattaagacttttaaattattaaatgaatatgatatgatgtatataacatttgtttttcaattGTCTATTTATGTGTTTGTACCTCTGTTAGTGAGCATGTGCTCAATAAAGAAAGCAtttcaaagaagaagaatgcaGCTCATCACTTCCTGAGGCTCTGGGAGGACAATAATACTGGACCTTCCAGTTGGTGTAGCACATGGTGTTGCACCGACTTCCTCCTGTCATGTCATTGTATCATGCCAAAACAATTAATGTGTTGTGTATTTCTGTTGTGCATGCCCATCCCCAAATACCAGAGAAGTGCGTGTGTTAAAGAAAACCACAAAGCAGCTGAAATAACTTTAGCTTGTGACAAAAAAATGACACCATTGCACAATGCATTATAGACTCAACTAAAGTTTAGAGGCAGGTTGATTTCTATCCTTTGAAAGCATTTACCAGCAATTATAAAGAAATTATGTCTAATTTAAGTTCCAACGATTAAGAACCCAGAGAAGGTGgtgtcatcatcttcatcagcaAAGAGCCCATTGAACAGCTCTCCTCCAGCCACCTGCAGCCACACCTTGTCCCCCACGTCCAGGTTCAGCACGACGCCCCCTGATGCCTGATCCTCGCCGCTCTGGTAGTTATCTGTGGTGTGGATGATCTTCACACCGTTCTTCACCAGAGCCACCTTCACGTTTCTGGAGTAGACGGTGATGTGGTAGGTGAAGAAGTAGGCTCCTGCCGCGGAGCATGTGAATCTTCCCGTTACTGGATCGTAGTGATTCTGTTCATTGTAAAAGATCTTGTCGAACCTTATCGGTATATTAACTATTGGGAGTTTACTTTGTGCTGTGAGTCCCACAGAGAAGGCACTTTTAGAGATAACAGGTGCATCTCCCTTCTCACCTCTATCACCCTTCTCTCCTCGAACCCCCCTGTCACCACGATAACCTATACTGCCTTTGTTACCTGGAACACCAAGTTCCCCCTTAGACCCTGACCTGCCAGGGGGTCCAAATGGTCCCTGAATGCCTCTGTCACCTCGAAGGCCAGTTTCCCCCTTCGGACCCTCTGGTCCAAGAGGCCCCAAATCACCTTTAAGTCCTTTGGGTCCAGGTAGTCCGAGCTCTCCCTTGTTTCCTTTCAGACCAAGGGGCCCGTGGGGTCCCTGGGGCCCCATTTTCCCAGGAAACCCCCGTTCTCCATTTTCTCCCCTTTTTCCTTTGAGCCCTAACGGGCCAATTGTACCTGTAAACGACAAGCACACAATAAACCTCCTTATCCTTTTATGCTCAGTGTTTACTATTCAATACATTAAAGCCACATAAGGTACaacaaatatattaataaattgCGTGTGCATATAAAGTATAAACGCCTGATAAAAACAGATTCGTATTTCAACACTTTACAGATCGGTTTATTTATCAGCGGTGCAGTTAGTTCTGAAGATACATACCATGATCCCCTTTGTCTCCCATGCGGCCATCAGTGCCTGCTGATCCAATACGGCCAACTTCACCTTTTAATGGATGATTCATAaatgattgttattatatattgtgAAATTGAAGCTTAAGACATGTAGGAAAAGATGCTCGTTTTCTTCTAAACTTACCTTGATCACCTTTGTCACCCCTGAGTCCGTCTCGGCCGTCTCTTCCAGGTGTACCATTGTGTCCAGGGTCCCCTGGTATTCCAGGGTGTCCACAAACACAGCCTTTATTTTCGGTTTCTTGCTGTGTAACACACCTGCCCACCAATGGAAGGAGCAAGAGAGTGACTTTAAAAATCATCTGCAACATTGTACCCGATGCACCTGTCTAACAAAACTAATATCCTGTAAGTATGCAAAAACGTTTAGACTAAAAGAAGTTAAAGCACAGTTTGCCTCATAACCACATGCCCTACTTGTATGCGAACACGCAACAAATGATAAAATTGTCTGGAGCACAGTGGGACAAAAGACAAACAAGACACCAACCAAAGAAAATATAAGCTGGACAAGAACATTGGACAAGAGTGACCTCAGTCCTCCAAGCCATTTCATTGGTCCGGCTGTGTTTGTGGTTGACTTATTGAGTCTGTCAGTTACATATCACCTGAATCCTTTTAGCTGCTTCTCCACTGTAGTTGAGGCTAATAATAAGCAGAGTGTATTTCAGGGCCAGTCATGCAAAAGGCCACATAGTTTCACATGTGCTGCCTAAGCAAACAGGATATTCAACTTAAGCAAATGATAACATGCTGTCTGGAAGGCAGAATATCTTATTTTTAATTGAGCAATAACAAGATGGCATTAAGAATGGACGCCTTAGAATAATATTAACAGTTGTTTTTGTACAAGATTTAAAGGACAGCATTGTAATGGGCTTTGTTTAGATGCTAATAACAAGCTAAAATGTTAATTCATGCATGCTCTTCTCTTATgtgctttttaaaatgtcaacagTCAGGAACAATTGACCCCATAAACTAGATCACTGACATAAAATGTGACCTTTTGTGGTTCAAAGACCTTAGACAAAGGTTTTTGCTTATCTTAATGATAGTGGCCTTCAGATGTTATCTAGATGCTAGACATGTTTAGAGTGGACGTTATGTCACATAATTTCCATAGGAAGGTAAAAGCTATACAAAAGAAATGGACAGCCACAACTATTCCCAAAGAACAGCACAATACGGGgttttagaaacattttataGCAGTTTTTGCGACTCTTCTGTTTTTGCTAAACTCTCCACAAAGGAAAGATCAGCTATTAAACAATATTACTGGACTAGAGGTTTAATATCTTACTAATGGTCACTCGAGACAAAGGTTTTCTGACACACAGGCTTGGATCAGGACTATTTGGTAGAGGAGCCGTCAACCTAATCATTATGGCATGGCGTGGCGCTGCCCCTTTATTAGATTGtgcaggagagacaggagggaTGGGCGCAAGGGAGGAGCTGTAACATAAaaccaagataagaaaaaaaaaacaccctcaCTTCCCAGTTGTCAAGATACCCAGCTGGTGTGTTACACAGATATATGACACAAACATATGTTcacatactttattttttcaatacTTCTTCTCACAAGCCTccagatataaatatattttaaaaatataaacatgacAATACATAAAAGTGCACATTCAAGCAATGTCTTTACCTGTACATGTTGGCTGCTGCACATTTACTTGCACGGACACAACATGGACAAAAGATGTGGTCTAACAAACAAATAACAAGGGCATGACTCAGAATGAACGAAACTCATTTATAGGACGATATATCAGGAGCCAGTCTCTGTAGTCCATAACCAGGCACAACAGGAGGTTGATTTGGTTACAGAGGATTCTGCAACAAGTCTTCAGACGAGATAGCAGAGACATCATCGGTCATTGAGTTCAATTAAGGCTAAATAAGTACACAGTAACAGATCATCCTAAAACAATGaccaatgataaataaatgtatacataaatacaaGTAAATAGCATACAGCATGTTGTAACAGTGGCTTacagtatttcagatttaaaatgtgaataataCTGATGACTTCTTTTGTGGAGAGATTTTAATCTTAAATTCTCTGCAAGACTAAATTGATGTTAAATGACTTTGAGCTTCACATTAAGTAATCATTTGGACAAGGAAAGTAAACAAAGCTATAGAGGGAACAGTGCATGGCGAAAGGGAAGAGAGGAACAGGAAGATCTACAGCATTTGACATCATTTCGTAAGATAAAACACTGGTTGGGAAAGCAGCAATTCCAGGAAAATTGAGGTTAACATGGCAGGTGCTCGAAAGGATATGAAGGTTTTGTGGTATTAGTAGAAAATAAGGTCTGGAAGCTGGGGGGCAGGTTAGTTAGTGAGTGAGTGGTCTACATGATCTGACGGTGCATACCGTAGCCCGTCATACCAGCCTGGGACGCCCCGCGGTTGCTGCCCATCTGCAGTCCGATCAAACTCTGACCCTGGCGGAGCTGCTCCTGGCTGAACTCTCGCCGATACCCCTGGGCTTTCCTATACATGAACAACAGTTACAAGGTGAGGTACAGGAAACATGAAGCATGCAGTTGTGAAAATGTGAAGCTCCTCTGTCACAGTGAGGTTTCTCTTTACCTGTGGAACCAGTCTCGGTCACCTCTGTAATGACCGTCGTCCTTAGTAACCGCCACACTCCCGAGAGCCATTAGAGTTCTTTGCACCGCTGCCATGTCCTTTCCTAAAGCCAGAACAAAAGCATCATTATGTAATGATGTGTATTATCAAcgtgaatgaatatatatcacCAGCAGTAGGTGGGATGTAAGTAGGAGGTATTTAAATCACCTTCCCAGAGGTCCACAGTTTGAAATATGTCCGTGGTTGTGACTCCGTAAGCTTCAGCTGCCTGCAGGAACTGAGAGATCTTCTCCATTTGCTTGAAGGCCATCTGCGTCTCTGGTATCTTCTTGATGGGCTCCTTCCCCCTCGGATAAAGGCTGTTGATAAGCCTGCAGAGGATCTGGGACAGAGGAGGTCACAAATCTGACTCGATCATATTAAACCGACACACTGACCATACCAAAAATGACAGGTGAGGTTTTTAGTTCTCCCTAACACTCTTGTTTTTCATGCTTAAATGACATAATTGCTCTTAGCAAGACGTCTCATTTTATATAATCGGTAGTACAGCCCCCGCCCCTCCATATATAGCCGCTGGGTTTAAGAGGTAATGTTTCATTTGAAGCTGGAAAAGATCTGTTAATAAATTCTAAAAATATGTCAATTATTCCTAGACTACTATAATAATGTCTACACTACAAGAAATATAACTGGCAGTACCTGATAACCATAACTGCATAGAATTGTTCTAGAATCtctatttgatttatttgatttatttataaagaaattgtttaaaaaaataaaaataaaattaatttaatttattttaccatgtgagttttttttccttttttatttatattctttaCAATATTTGTtacaactattattattattattattattattattaatgatacttttatttattttttgttgtgttggCCAATCTTCCAGGGGTATGATGTGGGTGGGATGCAGATGTTGGGATACTGTATAATGTACATGTAAAACCcgataaaaacatttgaatatatttaaataccataattaatattttgttaGCGTTGAGGGGGTTATGCTGTTGTGATTGCCGCATGCATTTGGATTCAGTTGTGAAAGCTAAAACCATTTATAATAGTGAGAGTCATTTCAGTCATTGAAAATGCAACATGGTTCGTGGCTGCATTGCGTTATTGAGTAACACGCTGGTGCAGAAATGAATGACTCTGCCTTTGTCTGAATGATTTTCTAACATTAGAGTCAGCTGGAGTGTCCAGTAAGAAGACACTGCAGCATTGTGCAGGCTGCATTTTATAATTGGTTGTTAATTAAGTCTTATAGTACTAAGGATTTTCAGGAGTTTTCCATCAAAGTTTCCCAGAATGATTCAACACAAAAATCTACATTTGCAAAGCTAGTACAAAACACAGTCCTCTAATTAGTTGGATAATGATAATGGTCTATTATTCCAGTTACAGACCAGTATTGTTTACCGAGACTTTCACAAACGGCTGGGCACATTTATCTGGTTGCTTATTTGACTTCAGGGTCTCTTTAAATCTGACAGAGCTCTATTATGTTGTGGCTTAAATAATTCAACAGTAACTTCTATCTTAAGTACACTCACTGTTCCATCCAACAGCCACTTCTGGAAGTTCTCCCTGCCCGTCTGCGGCTTCTCCAGGTTGGCTCCACACTGTGCAACCATCCAGTCCACCAACCGCTGCTCCAGGTCTGTGTCGTACTTCTGCTCAATCTTCTCCTGCACCTCTCGGCTGAGTCCATAGCTGGGCCCCCTGTTCGCCATGGCAGGTCTCGAAAAACACTCAAGTATATGTAGTGTATAGTAGACCTGAAGAAAACACATGGTACACATAAGGCTGATATTGCATTACTCAGTTGCAAAAATATTCTGACAAAAAACATCATAATGTTGCTATAATATACCTGTTGTAGGCTATTATATCAGTGAATATTTGTGACTACTTTCTGATTAAATGGCTGCAGGGTAACTACAATTCTTTTTagagttatttttgttttgtttactaCAATAAAAATGGCATTAGAGCACTATCATAAACCATCTAAATTTAGAAGAAAAGCCAGGTTTGAGTCTGTCCCTTTACAGCTCAGCAGTCCACCATAGACGCATCTCTGGAGGCTGTAGCAGTGAAGGGTGTGGCCCATCATAAGGATGCTGTCCCACACAGGGACAAGCCCTCCtctcgttgctatggtaacaATCAAGCCAGTTTCCGGCACGCTGCGTGCAAGTGATGCGCTGCATGAGATGATGGTCTCGAGGATGACCTCATGACGACAATTAAATCATCAAAATTGCATTTTGTGAAAAAGTTGGCCTTCTCACAAAAACATGCAGTCATGCAACGCACAACAGTTCTATATTTAGCCTGCACTACAGTTTAATTAAATGACGTCAGCCCTCATATGTGCCGCATATAAAGGTTTGTGTCAACTCTTCAGTTTTCAATGCATCTGttgttttttgcacatttttgtcaGTTAAAtccaaaaaaatgcaaaagaaagtCCCATCATGTATATCTAATGTCACGACACCACACTGCTGCGCATCCTGCAGCTTGTTAAAACAAACCCAAAGGCAAACTGCGCAAAGCTGCACGCACACTATAGCTGCGACACTGGATTTGGCTGCGTAAACATATCCAACATGCCATGCACGCAAAGCACACttactgaggaggaggagaggatgtgtCAGATGTGTCTGAGTCCTGGTGTTAATCCCTCTGAGCTGGGCAGGGCTGAGTGAGGatgatgttgctgctgctgctgctgctcaactGCTGAAGCATCCATGAAGATCAGCACAGGCGCGTCAGGCCGGACCGGATCTCCTCTGTCCGGGAGGGGCGGGTCACTCCTTTTAATATGCCAACTAACCAAGGAGGGGTCCCCCAGAGACTCTCTACACAGACTGCGACGTGATACCGCTTCACTGGTCACTGTATAGTGCATGGTCAGCTTTAGGCAGCATGAAGTGACCCTCAGCAAACCAAAGCACACTGAAACTTGGAGAGCTGTTCTCACTGAACATCTTTAAACTGCTTCTAAAAGATTTGGCAACAGGCACATCTGGCTAtagatgttttgaatgttgaatgtttttttgataCCTGATGATTTTGgaatttgctctttgtcttcgttttcaattgttatgtttgttttatgtctacAACTGTGTAACTGTGGTGCTggctatcttggccaggacactcttggaaaagagatttttaatctcaatgagtttttactcctggttaaataaaggttaaataaaaataaaaaataaaacatgatggTGCCAAATTCGTTTAATTAGCTCTATAAACTCAACATCCTCTTTTTACCTCACCATAACTAGTAGAGTGACTTGCTCAACGGCACCTGAGCAGAGTGGATGTTTGCTTATGTTATCTTGTTATAATAGCCGCTTTAACCGGTTAGTCTTCATCCTAACTTTATTTAAGTTTGTTTGCCTTCTACACAAAGCAAACACTAAAGATATATTGTTTTGTTACAGCATCTGTCTCTTAGTTTCAGTGATGAGCCATTTTCTTTCGCTTACTGAATTAAGAGGTTTTTGTTATGGTGGGTAAATGTTGGGAATATGGGAAATGCTGTTTGCAGATTTCTGTGGCTCAAGTTGGAAAGTATGCTGCGTTATTTTACGAAGCGAGACAACAACACTACTACGTACAAAGCATTTTCCTGGTAAACAAAGATCTGtggtggaaaaatatgctttagCAAAGGGAGTCCATAGTAAAACATCGCCATATGCCGTCTCTTCCGCTTGAATTACAACTGTCGTGCTGTATGCTCCCATTAATGatgtttgattttaatttttgACACAAAATATGACTGACTACATAGCTCAACCCTGAGTTAAAAGGTCACCGCTGCAGTTAAGTGGACCCGAGACAGTTAGGTGGTTGGTGTCGCACCATTGAGCATATAGCAGCTAGTCGCCAATTACATGTTAATAATCAACAGTCCAGCGGCT from Sebastes fasciatus isolate fSebFas1 chromosome 21, fSebFas1.pri, whole genome shotgun sequence encodes:
- the c1qtnf9 gene encoding complement C1q and tumor necrosis factor-related protein 9A, whose translation is MLQMIFKVTLLLLPLVGRCVTQQETENKGCVCGHPGIPGDPGHNGTPGRDGRDGLRGDKGDQGEVGRIGSAGTDGRMGDKGDHGTIGPLGLKGKRGENGERGFPGKMGPQGPHGPLGLKGNKGELGLPGPKGLKGDLGPLGPEGPKGETGLRGDRGIQGPFGPPGRSGSKGELGVPGNKGSIGYRGDRGVRGEKGDRGEKGDAPVISKSAFSVGLTAQSKLPIVNIPIRFDKIFYNEQNHYDPVTGRFTCSAAGAYFFTYHITVYSRNVKVALVKNGVKIIHTTDNYQSGEDQASGGVVLNLDVGDKVWLQVAGGELFNGLFADEDDDTTFSGFLIVGT
- the tagln3b gene encoding transgelin-3b; the protein is MANRGPSYGLSREVQEKIEQKYDTDLEQRLVDWMVAQCGANLEKPQTGRENFQKWLLDGTILCRLINSLYPRGKEPIKKIPETQMAFKQMEKISQFLQAAEAYGVTTTDIFQTVDLWEGKDMAAVQRTLMALGSVAVTKDDGHYRGDRDWFHRKAQGYRREFSQEQLRQGQSLIGLQMGSNRGASQAGMTGYGMHRQIM